One genomic region from Salvelinus sp. IW2-2015 linkage group LG12, ASM291031v2, whole genome shotgun sequence encodes:
- the LOC139028450 gene encoding zinc finger CCCH domain-containing protein 13-like, with protein VEKHRLLSQVVLPPQDPLLRSPPSTSVAEDTKPSRWKDEERRGGGDKREGRSRRNEEADARGDRGGAGRGGERRGEHPSDSSTPVSASGSDSRRGKERDGREPTPPPPPVALVTEDRDAPVPSGHEEGKKKTKSQKKGLKKGRKEEGVAGGVSGAPERFTNPEPPSSMALSDGPPPPLLSPRKAPKKKALDKKRKRSRGAESDASEEEPGSSHLPLGKRNKRGPRTPPPAPKEALLSQRAMPHSVAEPLPQPVKMDTNFSDWSDEDVLERGGGSAAVKAPPPTVPTERTPTEALPRRGGPRGGKERERMERPVPLPIAPLLSQDPPMLLPTLPPQPLMSQPLLRKPPPEQKRSSSMGSNQSRASSRRLRSPSNESAHREDPQRLPAAGQGT; from the coding sequence GTGTTGAGAAACACCGGCTGTTGAGTCAGGTGGTACTCCCGCCCCAGGACCCCCTCCTGCGTTCCCCCCCCAGCACCTCTGTAGCGGAGGACACCAAGCCCAGCCGCTGGAAGGACGAGGAGCGCCGTGGAGGCGGGgacaagagggaggggaggagccgCAGGAACGAGGAGGCTGACGCCcgtggagacagaggaggagcaggcagaggaggggagagacgggGGGAGCACCCCTCAGATAGCAGTACCCCTGTCTCGGCCTCCGGCTCGGACTCtaggagaggtaaagagagggacGGTCGGGAGCCCACCCCTCCCCCGCCGCCCGTGGCCCTGGTCACCGAGGACAGAGATGCTCCAGTCCCGTCAGGTCATGAGGAGGGCAAGAAGAAGACTAAGTCCCAGAAGAAAGGCCTGaagaaggggaggaaggaggagggcgtGGCAGGAGGTGTTTCAGGAGCTCCAGAGAGGTTCACCAACCCAGAGCCCCCCTCCTCCATGGCCCTCTCGGACGGCCCCccgccccctctcctctccccccgcaAGGCGCCTAAGAAGAAGGCGCTGGACAAGAAGAGGAAACGATCCCGTGGCGCCGAGTCGGACGCGTCTGAGGAGGAACCAGGCTCCTCCCATCTTCCCCTGGGCAAGAGGAACAAGAGGGGTCCCCGGACGCCCCCGCCCGCGCCAAAGGAGGCTCTGCTATCCCAGAGGGCCATGCCACATTCTGTTGCAGAGCCCTTGCCACAGCCCGTCAAAATGGACACCAACTTCAGCGACTGGTCTGACGAGGATGTGCTGGAGCGCGGTGGTGGATCGGCGGCCGTTAAGGCACCKCCCCCCACAGTCCCCACTGAGAGGACTCCGACCGAAGCTCTTCCCAGGAGAGGAGGTCCGAgggggggcaaggagagggagaggatggagaggccTGTTCCCCTGCCCATCGCCCCTCTGCTGTCCCAGGACCCTCCTATGTTACTACCGACCCTGCCCCCCCAGCCCCTCATGTCCCAGCCCCTGCTGAGGAAGCCTCCTCCGGAGCAGAAGAGGAGCAGCAGTATGGGAAGCAACCAAAGCAGGGCCTCATCCAGACGTCTCCGCTCTCCCTCCAACGAGTCAGCCCACAGAGAGGACCCTCAGAGGTTACCTGCAGCAGGGCAAGGGACCTAG